A part of Halorientalis sp. LT38 genomic DNA contains:
- a CDS encoding glycosyltransferase family 4 protein produces the protein MITDGVLIVGPTGTGGMAQFIDKQREHLRDHVPVRVHERYSTPPGSGLARILRGLFRTLRVLALFPFQDPPEVVHVHTAIRFSFYRSAFFVLFAKYVWGSKVILHVHGSTFDEFLETDSVLVSLLQRAVFGAVDDVIVLSDSWREVVSKHVTEADIHVVPNAITLDAYDPQFTADPVRLVFVSNLVPRKGVSELLDALDELERTVERPFRVDIAGDGPLAAEVQAFVADRDYVTYHGYVSEERKRELLAKGSVFVLPTYAEGLPIAMLEGMASGNAIVSTAVGAIPEVIDEDNGLLVEPGDEEALVSALATLIRDPERTEAMARRNREACASDYTWERLTRNLLDVYESDPQPASAQ, from the coding sequence CGGGTTCACGAGCGGTACTCGACGCCCCCCGGGAGCGGACTCGCCCGGATCCTTCGGGGGCTGTTCCGGACGCTGCGAGTGCTCGCGCTCTTTCCGTTCCAGGATCCGCCGGAGGTCGTCCACGTCCACACCGCGATCCGGTTCTCGTTCTACAGATCCGCCTTCTTCGTCCTCTTCGCGAAGTACGTCTGGGGCTCGAAGGTGATCCTCCACGTTCACGGCTCGACCTTCGACGAGTTCCTCGAGACCGATTCGGTACTCGTCTCGCTGTTACAGCGAGCGGTCTTTGGGGCCGTCGACGACGTCATCGTCCTCTCGGACTCCTGGCGCGAGGTCGTCTCGAAACACGTCACGGAGGCCGACATCCACGTCGTGCCGAACGCGATCACGCTCGACGCCTACGACCCGCAGTTCACGGCCGATCCCGTGCGGCTCGTCTTCGTCTCGAACCTGGTCCCGCGGAAGGGCGTCTCGGAACTCCTCGACGCGCTCGACGAACTCGAACGCACGGTCGAACGACCGTTCCGGGTCGACATCGCGGGGGACGGCCCGCTCGCAGCGGAGGTGCAGGCGTTCGTCGCGGACCGTGACTACGTCACCTATCACGGGTACGTCTCCGAGGAGCGAAAACGCGAGCTCCTGGCGAAGGGGTCCGTGTTCGTCCTCCCGACCTACGCGGAGGGGCTCCCGATCGCCATGCTCGAGGGGATGGCGAGCGGGAACGCCATCGTCTCGACCGCCGTCGGCGCGATTCCGGAGGTGATCGACGAGGACAACGGCCTCCTCGTCGAGCCCGGCGACGAGGAGGCGCTGGTCTCGGCGCTCGCGACGCTGATCCGCGACCCCGAACGCACCGAAGCCATGGCTCGCAGGAACCGCGAAGCCTGTGCGTCGGACTACACCTGGGAGCGCCTCACCAGGAACCTCCTCGACGTCTACGAGTCGGATCCACAGCCCGCGAGCGCGCAGTGA